Within Diospyros lotus cultivar Yz01 chromosome 15, ASM1463336v1, whole genome shotgun sequence, the genomic segment AAAATCTGTTTTCTTCACAAAAGCTAGATTGAGGTAACTCATTCTGCTGCAGTGTTATGCCACTACCCTGTAAACGACTGTAGAGTGACGTAGCTTGGAATTTCTGAAAGTTGCTCTGATTGGGGACTTGGTCAGACTTTTTCCTTGGTGCATACTTTCCTTCCAGGTCAACCTTTTGGGTTCCACCTAGTGATCTTTGCTCATGAGAACTTCCAATATGCTGCGAGGATGTAAAAATCAACCACCTGGTCAATAAGAACTTTTGACACAAGATGAACAAAGACAAGGGACAAACCGAAAACAGATAAAAGAAAACTTATGTACCTTCTTGGTTTTTTGGCTAGAAACATCAGATGTAGATCTAGCCTGTGCCTTATCAACAGGATGCCTGGATACCCGTGTTCGCACACTCATTGCTGGTACTGGATTCAAAAGGCAAAACTTAGGTAACAACCCACAAACTGTGGTTGATAAATTTCCAGGTTCATTGTAGTCATCCTCAGAATCATCACTTTGTTCTTCAGTGTTATCTTCGGGATAATTTGGCAAAATATTTGGCCTAGGGCGAAGGAGGGGCGGTCGTGTATGCCCACCTATTAACTTCTTCACCTCTCTTGGTTGCTCTTGAACCGTGGGTTGCTTCCTTGAAGTATGTTGGGGTGTTTCATAAGCCATTGCCTTAGCTGCAGGTAGAAACCGATCCATCATGAAATCCCGAGTTACTGGATCTGCTGAGAAGGCTCCAGATGGTTTGGCCACCTGTTCATCTAATCCACTCAAGCCACTTAAACTACAGTTTAAGAAGTATGACTCAGTCCTAGAAAGTGTATCAAGCGCATCTAGGTATGCTTCCTCACTGTCCCCTGAATCagaactctctttctcttccacTGCATTTTTGGAGCTCTCAATTTTCATTGTGTTTTCCTCTATGGATGGAAGACTTAGTGAGCTAGAATCGACTTTTCCTGCTTCACTACCAGTGACAATTGAATTTTCACTAATGTTGGCATGAGCTTGTTCAACTTTCTTACTTCTCCCAGGTGGAAGCTTGGGGGCAATAGGAGGGCGTTCAAGACCCTTAGTTTGGTGTTTGCTTTCATTCTTAGGTCTCCCTGGAGACTGCTCCCATATAAAAGGAACGGTACCCGCGTTCCTCACTGGACCTGACTTCAGTTCTGATTTGTAATAAGGCAAGGGCGGTACACTAGGGAGGGAATTATCAGTCTTCTTCTTGTTATCTTTCTCTAAGGCCACGGTTGGTGAGAACCGCCTAACAGATAGAAGGGGTTGATTAAAGTCCAATTGCTTGTCCTCCATCAAAGTCCTCAACAACATTAAACCAAGTGGTCCCTGCAAAGCATAAGCATCTGACTGAATGCAAGCTACAACTTAGAAAAAAACTCCAATACATTAGGCCAATAcaggaagaaaatggagaaggtAGTATCCCACTTTTGCTCTCTTATATATTCTCTTTCTTGTGTTCTGTTttttggaatatatatatatatatatcattcctCTTTGCTTATGATGAActccaaaaaggaaaaaaaaaaaagcagaaaAATTATGCCAACTTTTCTCCAAGAGCAAATAAAAAAGCAAAGAACATATGATGGATTAATAAATCTTGATTTCCAATTTCATGAGGGGCCATCCCAGTGAAATATAGGAGAAAAAGACCCATGCCAAGGCATGGGGTTGGTAGGGCTTTGACATATACTGTACACTATTCTTAAAATTTGCTTGAACTTGAAACTGGGATTTCCGAAAGCATGCCATGGAAATAGAAAATTTCTGTCTTTGTACGTTTCCTTCTTTATGCATTGATGCATCCAAAAACAAATGGCATTTCACGAATTCCTTAACAGacccaatttattttatttaacagaTTTTATTAGCTTAATATGTTCAAGAAATCAAAGACGTCCCCTCTAACTGCAAAGAAAATTCATCTTTCCAAGTCTCTGTTTCAGGTTTCCCCAATTAAATGCTTTTAATATGTGTGCTAGCACATCCTGTGACTGATTTATCCAAATAATACATGCGTATAAATTGGGAAGGGGGGGAACAAACAATTATCAAATTGAACAAACCCAATCCAGCATCAATC encodes:
- the LOC127792660 gene encoding uncharacterized protein LOC127792660, which encodes MLLRTLMEDKQLDFNQPLLSVRRFSPTVALEKDNKKKTDNSLPSVPPLPYYKSELKSGPVRNAGTVPFIWEQSPGRPKNESKHQTKGLERPPIAPKLPPGRSKKVEQAHANISENSIVTGSEAGKVDSSSLSLPSIEENTMKIESSKNAVEEKESSDSGDSEEAYLDALDTLSRTESYFLNCSLSGLSGLDEQVAKPSGAFSADPVTRDFMMDRFLPAAKAMAYETPQHTSRKQPTVQEQPREVKKLIGGHTRPPLLRPRPNILPNYPEDNTEEQSDDSEDDYNEPGNLSTTVCGLLPKFCLLNPVPAMSVRTRVSRHPVDKAQARSTSDVSSQKTKKHIGSSHEQRSLGGTQKVDLEGKYAPRKKSDQVPNQSNFQKFQATSLYSRLQGSGITLQQNELPQSSFCEENRFSGIPQVKEGEKRSSNDSHELLADRGTIRDFTATPAIEKTLYVDSVHKLFSPKSSLSSSDRKGSSNSVNSHFEIIAEVSGSEEIPSVNSSCRDFENSNVMDKDVVLQLKSLDPVDSVLLSLTGKSDEEGMNEDICQDSITSANLKLSSSGHTDIEDQQHLTKVENVDDSPELNSQFPLPPPLPKSPSESWLWRTLPSMSSRKSSSHSYLGTRIKSPHLASKMPRSILKTKFQHQP